The following are encoded in a window of Pygocentrus nattereri isolate fPygNat1 chromosome 5, fPygNat1.pri, whole genome shotgun sequence genomic DNA:
- the LOC108429578 gene encoding caspase-6-like, which yields MASKKKASDLLPEYKMDYKQRGTALIFNQERFFWKLRLKQRSGTAKDKEDLTKRFQQLGFHVEPYDDLNKKIMMEKLREAAEADHTDADCFVCVFLSHGEESHVFAHDDMVDIKEITALFRGDQCKSLVGKPKIFIFQACRGDITDNAVAGMALDEMSNAVEEDAASVYTLPAGADFLMCYCVAEGFAAFRHTTLGSFYIQDLCKILQEQGSTLEFTELLTLVNLMVSRRAHGLKKQMPCFTSMLTRKLYFRPKKE from the exons ATGGCAAGCAAAAAGAAAGCCTCAG ATTTGCTTCCAGAGTACAAGATGGACTACAAGCAACGAGGAACCGCCCTCATCTTCAACCAGGAACGCTTTTTTTGGAAGTTAAGACTGAAGCAGCGTAGTGGCACAGCTAAAGACAAAGAAGACCTCACTAAAag ATTTCAACAGCTAGGGTTTCACGTGGAACCATATGATGATTTAAACAAGAAGATCATGATGGAGAAATTACGAGAAG ctgctgaagctgacCATACAGATGCCGactgctttgtgtgtgttttcctgagtcatGGGGAAGAGTCCCATGTTTTTGCACATGATGACATGGTTGATATTAAGGAAATAACAGCACTCTTCAGGGGAGACCAGTGCAAAAGCCTTGTAGGAAAGCCCAAGATCTTCATCTTCCAG GCATGCCGTGGGGACATCACTGATAATGCTGTGGCTGGGATGGCCCTAGATGAGATGTCCAATGCGGTGGAGGAAGATGCTGCCAGTGTCTACACACTTCCAGCAGGGGCAGATTTCCTCATGTGCTACTGTGTAGCTGAGG GATTCGCTGCCTTTCGCCACACAACACTTGGCTCATTCTACATTCAGGACTTATGTAAAATCCTGCAAGAGCAAGGCTCAACTCtagagttcactgagctcctgaccCTTGTGAACTTAATGGTGTCCAGACGCGCCCATGGACTCAAGAAACAAATGCCCTGCTTCACCTCAATGCTGACCAGGAAACTCTACTTCAGGCCCAAAAAGGAGTGA
- the LOC108429579 gene encoding caspase-6-like, whose amino-acid sequence MMEKLREAAEADHTDADCFGCVFLSHGEESHVFAHDDMVDIKEITALFRGDQCKSLVGKPKIFIFQACRWDITDNAVAGMALNEMYSEVEEDAASVYTLPAGADFLMCYCVAEG is encoded by the exons ATGATGGAGAAATTACGAGAAG ctgctgaagctgacCATACAGATGCCGACTGCTTTgggtgtgttttcctgagtcatGGGGAAGAGTCCCATGTTTTTGCACATGATGACATGGTTGATATTAAGGAAATAACAGCACTCTTCAGGGGAGACCAGTGCAAAAGCCTTGTAGGAAAGCCCAAGATCTTCATCTTCCAG GCATGCCGTTGGGACATCACTGATAATGCTGTGGCTGGGATGGCCCTAAATGAGATGTACAGTGAGGTGGAGGAAGATGCTGCCAGTGTCTACACACTCCCAGCAGGGGCAGATTTCCTCATGTGCTACTGTGTAGCTGAGGGTTAG